A region from the uncultured Ilyobacter sp. genome encodes:
- the rplC gene encoding 50S ribosomal protein L3 has product MAGILAKKIGMTQIFENGKFVPVTVVEAGPNFVLQKKTEEKDGYTALQLGFDEKKEKNTTKPMMGIFNKAGVKPLRFVRELKADSVEGYELGQEIKVDTLDGVEFVDIRGTSKGKGTAGVMKRHNFSGNRATHGVSRNHRLGGSIGQSSFPSKVLKGLKMAGRYGNTAVTVQNLKVVKVDVENNLLLIKGAVPGPKNGYIVVKPAIKK; this is encoded by the coding sequence ATGGCAGGAATTTTAGCTAAAAAAATTGGAATGACTCAAATTTTCGAAAATGGAAAATTTGTTCCAGTAACAGTTGTAGAAGCGGGTCCTAACTTTGTTCTTCAGAAAAAAACTGAGGAAAAAGACGGGTACACTGCTCTTCAATTAGGATTTGACGAAAAGAAAGAAAAAAACACTACTAAACCAATGATGGGTATCTTTAACAAGGCTGGGGTTAAACCTTTAAGATTTGTTAGAGAGCTTAAGGCTGATTCAGTAGAAGGATATGAATTAGGACAAGAAATCAAAGTTGACACATTAGATGGTGTTGAGTTTGTAGATATCAGAGGAACTTCTAAAGGTAAAGGTACTGCAGGTGTTATGAAAAGACATAACTTCTCAGGAAACAGAGCCACTCACGGGGTTTCTAGAAACCACAGACTTGGAGGTTCTATCGGACAATCATCGTTCCCTTCAAAAGTATTGAAAGGTCTAAAGATGGCTGGAAGATATGGAAACACTGCAGTGACAGTTCAGAACTTAAAAGTAGTAAAAGTTGATGTAGAAAACAACTTATTACTAATAAAAGGTGCGGTTCCTGGACCGAAGAACGGTTACATTGTAGTGAAGCCAGCTATAAAAAAATAA
- the rpsJ gene encoding 30S ribosomal protein S10 has translation MASNKLRIYLKAYDHALLDQSAKRIAEVAKKSGAEIAGPMPLPTKIKKYTVLRSVHVNKDAREQFEMRVHKRMVEIKNSSQKTISSLTAVNLPAGVGIEIKQA, from the coding sequence ATGGCTTCTAATAAATTAAGAATCTATTTAAAAGCTTATGATCACGCATTGTTGGATCAATCAGCGAAGAGAATCGCTGAAGTTGCTAAAAAGTCTGGAGCGGAAATCGCAGGACCTATGCCACTACCAACAAAGATTAAAAAGTACACAGTACTTAGATCTGTACACGTGAACAAAGATGCTAGAGAGCAGTTCGAAATGAGAGTGCATAAAAGAATGGTAGAGATCAAAAACTCAAGCCAGAAGACAATCTCTTCATTAACAGCGGTTAACTTACCAGCTGGTGTTGGAATCGAAATTAAGCAAGCTTAA
- the tuf gene encoding elongation factor Tu yields the protein MAKEKFSRSKPHVNVGTIGHVDHGKTTTTAAISKVLSDKGLAKKVDFANIDQAPEERERGITINTAHIEYETANRHYAHVDCPGHADYVKNMITGAAQMDGAILVVSAADGPMPQTREHILLSRQVGVPYIVVYLNKTDMVDDEELLELVEMEVRELLTDYGFPGDDIPVIAGSSLGALNGEAQWVAKIEELMDAVDSYIPSPERAIDQPFLMPVEDVFTITGRGTVVTGRVERGVIKVGEEIEIIGIKDTQKAVCTGVEMFRKLLDQGEAGDNIGALLRGIKKEDVERGQVLAKPGTITPHTGFTSEVYVLTKEEGGRHTPFFSGYRPQFYFRTTDITGAISLPEGVEMVMPGDNIEMTVELIHPIAMEEGLRFAIREGGRTVASGVVATITK from the coding sequence ATGGCTAAGGAAAAATTTTCAAGATCAAAACCCCATGTAAATGTAGGAACAATAGGACACGTTGACCATGGAAAGACAACAACAACTGCAGCAATCTCAAAAGTACTTTCTGACAAAGGACTAGCAAAGAAAGTAGACTTTGCAAACATTGACCAGGCACCAGAAGAGAGAGAAAGAGGAATCACAATCAATACAGCTCATATCGAATATGAAACTGCAAACAGACACTACGCTCACGTTGACTGTCCAGGCCATGCTGACTATGTAAAGAACATGATCACAGGAGCAGCTCAGATGGATGGAGCTATCCTAGTAGTATCAGCAGCAGACGGACCGATGCCTCAAACAAGAGAGCATATCCTTCTTTCAAGACAGGTAGGAGTACCTTACATCGTAGTATACCTAAACAAAACAGATATGGTAGATGACGAAGAGTTACTAGAATTAGTAGAGATGGAAGTAAGAGAACTTCTAACAGACTACGGATTCCCAGGAGACGACATTCCTGTAATCGCAGGATCATCACTAGGAGCGCTTAACGGTGAAGCTCAATGGGTAGCTAAAATCGAAGAGCTTATGGACGCAGTGGATTCTTACATTCCATCACCAGAAAGAGCAATAGATCAGCCATTCCTAATGCCAGTAGAGGATGTATTCACTATCACAGGTAGAGGAACAGTTGTAACTGGAAGAGTAGAAAGAGGAGTAATCAAAGTCGGAGAAGAGATTGAGATAATCGGAATCAAAGACACACAAAAAGCAGTTTGTACAGGAGTAGAGATGTTCAGAAAGCTTCTTGATCAAGGAGAGGCTGGAGATAACATCGGAGCACTACTAAGAGGAATCAAGAAAGAAGACGTAGAAAGAGGACAAGTTCTTGCTAAGCCAGGAACAATCACTCCACATACAGGGTTCACATCAGAAGTATACGTACTAACAAAAGAAGAGGGAGGAAGACATACTCCATTCTTCTCTGGTTACAGACCACAATTCTACTTCAGAACAACAGATATCACAGGAGCAATCAGCTTACCAGAAGGTGTAGAGATGGTAATGCCTGGAGATAACATCGAGATGACAGTAGAGCTGATTCACCCAATCGCGATGGAAGAAGGATTAAGATTCGCAATAAGAGAAGGTGGAAGAACAGTAGCTTCTGGAGTAGTTGCTACAATCACTAAGTAA
- the fusA gene encoding elongation factor G, whose amino-acid sequence MARKVSLGKTRNIGIMAHIDAGKTTTTERILLYTGITHRIGEVHDGAATMDWMEQEQERGITITSAATTCFWKEHRINIIDTPGHVDFTVEVERSLRVLDGSVAVFSAVDGVQPQSETVWRQADKYGVPRMAFFNKMDRVGADFDMCVTDIREKLGSNPVPIQLPIGAEDQFEGIVDLIQMKEIKWPLDTQTGQDFTVEDIRAELAEKAEEARNFMLESIVETDDALMEKFFGGEEITQEELVAGLRKATIANLIVPVTCGTAFKNKGVQPLLDAVVDLMPSPVDVGAIKGTDVKDTEKEMSRMPGDDQPFSALAFKIMTDPFVGKLAFFRVYSGIIEKGTSVLNSTKGKKERVGRILQMHANNREELSVVYCGDIAAAVGLKETTTGDTLCDMDQPIVLEKMVFPEPVIAVAVEPKTKADQEKMGIALGKLAEEDPTFRVKTDEETGQTIISGMGELHLEILVDRMKREFNVESNVGKPQVAYRETITTNIDHDVKYAKQSGGRGQYGHVKIKVEPNPGKGFEFINKVTGGAIPREYIPAVERGCKEALESGVVAGYPMEDVKVELYDGSYHEVDSSEMAFKIAGSMAVKQAATKCNPVILEPVFKVEVTTPEEYMGDLIGDLNSRRGMVSGMTDRNGAKIIDAKVPLSEMFGYATDLRSKSQGRATYAMEFAEYAQVPASIQKSIQEARGK is encoded by the coding sequence ATGGCTAGAAAAGTTTCTTTAGGTAAAACAAGAAACATCGGTATCATGGCCCACATCGACGCAGGTAAAACTACAACCACAGAAAGGATCCTTCTTTACACAGGGATTACTCACAGAATTGGTGAAGTACACGACGGTGCGGCTACAATGGACTGGATGGAGCAAGAGCAAGAAAGAGGAATAACTATAACTTCGGCGGCAACAACTTGTTTCTGGAAAGAGCATAGGATAAATATAATAGACACACCAGGGCACGTGGACTTTACTGTTGAGGTTGAAAGATCTCTAAGAGTACTAGATGGGTCTGTAGCTGTGTTTTCAGCAGTTGATGGGGTTCAACCACAATCAGAAACGGTTTGGAGACAAGCAGATAAGTATGGAGTACCTAGAATGGCTTTCTTCAATAAGATGGATAGAGTCGGTGCAGACTTTGATATGTGTGTGACAGATATCAGAGAGAAGTTGGGATCAAACCCGGTGCCCATTCAACTACCTATCGGAGCAGAAGATCAATTCGAAGGTATAGTTGATCTTATTCAGATGAAAGAGATCAAGTGGCCTCTAGATACACAAACAGGGCAAGACTTTACAGTCGAAGATATAAGAGCTGAGCTTGCTGAAAAGGCTGAAGAAGCTAGAAATTTCATGCTTGAATCTATAGTTGAAACTGATGATGCTCTCATGGAGAAATTCTTCGGTGGAGAAGAGATTACTCAAGAAGAGCTAGTAGCTGGACTTAGAAAAGCTACTATAGCAAACTTAATCGTTCCTGTAACTTGCGGAACTGCATTTAAAAATAAAGGGGTTCAACCGCTTCTGGATGCAGTAGTTGACCTTATGCCTTCTCCAGTAGACGTTGGAGCCATAAAAGGAACAGATGTAAAGGATACTGAAAAAGAAATGTCAAGAATGCCAGGAGACGATCAACCGTTCTCGGCTCTTGCATTCAAAATCATGACTGACCCATTTGTTGGGAAACTAGCATTCTTTAGAGTTTACTCTGGAATTATAGAAAAGGGAACTTCTGTTCTTAACTCAACAAAAGGTAAAAAAGAAAGAGTGGGAAGAATCCTACAGATGCATGCTAACAACAGAGAGGAGCTAAGCGTAGTTTACTGTGGGGATATCGCAGCAGCGGTAGGTCTAAAAGAAACTACTACTGGAGATACTCTTTGCGACATGGATCAACCAATCGTTCTAGAAAAAATGGTTTTCCCTGAGCCGGTAATCGCAGTAGCGGTTGAGCCTAAGACGAAAGCTGACCAAGAGAAGATGGGAATCGCCCTTGGTAAATTAGCAGAAGAGGATCCTACGTTCAGAGTTAAAACTGACGAAGAAACAGGTCAAACTATCATATCGGGAATGGGTGAACTTCACCTAGAGATCCTTGTAGATAGAATGAAAAGAGAGTTCAACGTTGAGTCTAACGTTGGAAAACCTCAAGTTGCGTACAGAGAAACTATCACAACTAATATTGACCATGATGTTAAATATGCTAAGCAGTCAGGTGGTAGAGGTCAGTACGGACATGTTAAGATAAAGGTAGAGCCAAATCCAGGGAAAGGATTTGAATTTATCAATAAAGTTACAGGTGGAGCTATCCCTAGAGAGTACATCCCTGCAGTTGAAAGAGGATGTAAAGAAGCTCTTGAGAGCGGAGTTGTAGCTGGATATCCAATGGAAGATGTAAAGGTAGAACTTTATGATGGATCGTATCATGAGGTCGATTCATCAGAGATGGCATTTAAAATTGCTGGATCTATGGCGGTTAAACAGGCAGCAACTAAGTGTAATCCTGTAATTCTTGAGCCTGTCTTTAAAGTAGAAGTTACTACTCCAGAGGAGTATATGGGAGACCTTATAGGGGACCTTAACTCTAGAAGAGGTATGGTTTCTGGAATGACTGACAGAAACGGAGCTAAAATCATTGATGCAAAAGTACCACTTTCAGAAATGTTTGGTTATGCAACTGATCTTAGATCTAAATCTCAAGGAAGAGCTACTTATGCAATGGAATTTGCTGAATATGCTCAGGTACCTGCTAGCATTCAAAAAAGTATTCAGGAAGCGAGAGGGAAGTAA
- the rpsG gene encoding 30S ribosomal protein S7, translating to MSRRRAAVKRDVLPDSRYGDKVVTKFINSIMLDGKKSLAETIFYGAMDLIKEKTGQEGYEVFKTAIENIKPQVEVRSRRIGGATYQVPVEVRIERQQTLALRWLTAYTRQRKEYGMMEKLAAELIAAGNNEGATVKKKEDTYKMAEANRAFAHYKW from the coding sequence ATGTCAAGAAGAAGAGCAGCAGTAAAGAGAGATGTATTACCTGATTCTAGGTATGGAGATAAAGTTGTAACTAAATTTATCAATTCAATAATGCTAGATGGAAAAAAATCACTTGCAGAAACTATCTTTTATGGAGCGATGGACCTAATTAAAGAAAAGACTGGTCAAGAAGGATACGAAGTATTCAAAACAGCTATAGAGAACATCAAGCCACAGGTAGAGGTAAGATCTAGAAGAATAGGTGGAGCTACATACCAGGTACCGGTAGAAGTAAGAATAGAGAGACAGCAAACTCTAGCTCTTAGATGGTTAACAGCTTACACAAGACAGAGAAAAGAATACGGTATGATGGAAAAGCTCGCAGCTGAACTAATCGCAGCAGGAAACAATGAAGGTGCAACTGTTAAGAAAAAAGAGGATACTTATAAAATGGCAGAAGCAAATAGAGCATTCGCACACTATAAGTGGTAA
- the rpsL gene encoding 30S ribosomal protein S12: MPTLNQLVKRGRATLEEAKKSPALQGNPQRRGVCIRVYTSTPKKPNSALRKVARVKLTNGIEVTTYIPGEGHNLQEHSIVLVRGGRTKDLPGVRYKVIRGALDTAGVANRKKSRSKYGAKKA; the protein is encoded by the coding sequence ATGCCTACTTTAAATCAATTAGTAAAAAGAGGAAGAGCGACTTTAGAAGAAGCTAAAAAGTCACCGGCACTACAAGGTAACCCACAAAGAAGAGGAGTTTGTATAAGAGTTTACACAAGTACTCCAAAGAAGCCAAACTCAGCACTTAGAAAGGTTGCAAGAGTAAAGCTTACAAACGGGATCGAAGTTACTACGTATATTCCAGGTGAAGGACATAACTTACAAGAGCACTCGATTGTACTTGTAAGAGGTGGAAGAACAAAAGATTTACCAGGGGTAAGATATAAAGTTATCAGAGGAGCTTTAGATACTGCTGGTGTTGCAAACAGAAAAAAATCAAGATCAAAATATGGAGCTAAAAAAGCTTAA